The Actinobacillus equuli genome includes a window with the following:
- a CDS encoding metallophosphoesterase family protein, which produces MILFAGDPHGSYQHLYPILQAHKGEEIALVILGDLQLTTPEELDKLSQYCDIWFIHGNHDSKTVAAFDSIWNSEWKQRNIHGKVVDIQGVKIAGLGGVFRGHIWMPPNRPMFFDPIHYCQYCPQERIWRGGLPLRHRTSIFPSDIEGLENQQADILISHEAPRPHPQGFAVINQLARKMGVRKIFHGHHHDNFDYKSINRNKACDIFNIGFRSLSDIDGNYLIVGVDDRDNR; this is translated from the coding sequence ATGATACTTTTTGCGGGCGATCCTCACGGTAGTTACCAACATCTTTATCCCATTTTACAAGCGCATAAAGGCGAAGAGATTGCATTGGTTATTCTAGGAGATTTGCAGCTAACTACGCCCGAAGAATTAGATAAGCTTTCACAATATTGTGATATTTGGTTTATTCACGGTAATCATGACAGTAAAACGGTTGCCGCATTTGATTCGATTTGGAATAGCGAATGGAAGCAACGTAATATTCACGGCAAAGTAGTGGATATTCAAGGGGTAAAAATTGCCGGTTTAGGTGGTGTATTCCGAGGTCATATCTGGATGCCGCCGAATCGACCGATGTTTTTTGATCCGATTCATTATTGTCAATATTGTCCGCAAGAGCGGATCTGGCGTGGTGGTTTGCCGTTAAGACACCGAACCTCTATTTTTCCGTCCGATATTGAGGGGTTGGAAAATCAGCAGGCAGATATTTTAATTTCGCATGAAGCGCCTCGCCCGCATCCGCAAGGTTTTGCGGTGATTAATCAACTCGCTAGAAAAATGGGTGTTCGCAAAATTTTTCATGGGCATCACCATGATAATTTTGACTATAAATCAATTAATCGTAATAAGGCATGTGATATTTTTAATATCGGTTTTAGAAGTTTA
- the nadR gene encoding multifunctional transcriptional regulator/nicotinamide-nucleotide adenylyltransferase/ribosylnicotinamide kinase NadR, whose translation MTDFAYLQLKRKQLKMKVNDVCEQAGVTRAYFNQLVSGKIKNPSANKLKSLHQVLNIIEDMNLRVGVIFGKFYPVHTGHINMIYEAFSKVDILHVVVCTDTERDLQLFKDSKMKRMPTNEDRLRWMQQIFKYQKKQIFIHHLKEDGIPSYPNGWAGWATRVKELFNEKSINPTVVFSSEVQDKEPYEKYLNLEVHLVDPKRELFDVSATRIRNNPFQYWRFIPKEVRPFFVKTIAILGGESSGKSVLVSKLANVFNTTSAWEYGREFVFEQLGGDEQAMQYSDYPQMALGHQRYVDYAMKHAHKVAFIDTDYITTQAFCIQYEGKAHPFLDSMIKEYPFDVTILLSNNTKWVDDGLRSLGSVKQRQRFQQLLKKLLEKYHVPYIEIESPSYLDRYNQTKEVVEAILKDEAIPLQFKQYNQHETEDN comes from the coding sequence ATGACAGATTTCGCTTATCTCCAGCTAAAGCGCAAACAGTTAAAAATGAAAGTAAATGATGTTTGTGAGCAAGCCGGTGTAACACGAGCTTATTTTAATCAACTGGTCAGCGGGAAGATAAAAAACCCAAGTGCAAATAAATTAAAATCGCTGCACCAAGTATTAAATATTATCGAAGATATGAACCTACGTGTCGGGGTTATTTTTGGTAAATTCTACCCGGTACATACCGGTCACATTAATATGATTTACGAAGCATTCAGTAAAGTAGATATATTACATGTGGTTGTGTGTACTGATACCGAACGAGATCTACAACTTTTTAAAGACAGTAAAATGAAGCGTATGCCAACCAATGAAGACAGGCTGCGTTGGATGCAACAGATCTTTAAATATCAGAAAAAACAAATTTTTATCCATCACTTGAAAGAAGATGGGATTCCTAGCTATCCGAATGGTTGGGCGGGATGGGCAACTCGAGTTAAAGAGTTGTTCAACGAGAAAAGTATTAATCCGACAGTGGTATTCAGTAGTGAGGTACAAGATAAAGAGCCTTACGAAAAATACCTTAATTTGGAAGTGCATTTGGTTGATCCTAAACGTGAATTATTTGATGTTTCTGCAACGCGTATTCGTAATAATCCATTCCAATACTGGCGATTTATTCCAAAAGAAGTTCGTCCGTTCTTCGTTAAGACCATTGCTATTTTAGGTGGAGAAAGTAGCGGTAAATCGGTATTAGTTAGCAAATTAGCCAATGTATTTAATACCACCTCGGCTTGGGAATACGGACGAGAATTTGTGTTTGAGCAGCTTGGCGGTGATGAGCAGGCGATGCAGTATTCGGATTATCCTCAAATGGCACTCGGTCACCAACGTTATGTCGATTACGCAATGAAACATGCACATAAAGTCGCGTTTATTGATACCGATTACATTACTACTCAAGCATTTTGTATTCAGTACGAAGGTAAGGCACATCCGTTTTTGGACTCAATGATTAAAGAGTATCCGTTTGATGTGACGATTCTACTTTCTAATAATACCAAGTGGGTTGATGACGGTTTGCGTAGCCTTGGTTCGGTGAAGCAGCGTCAACGTTTTCAACAATTACTGAAAAAATTATTGGAAAAATATCACGTACCTTATATTGAGATTGAATCGCCAAGCTATTTAGATCGTTATAACCAAACGAAAGAAGTGGTTGAAGCGATTTTAAAAGATGAAGCGATTCCATTACAGTTTAAACAGTATAATCAGCACGAAACGGAAGATAACTAA
- the ribF gene encoding bifunctional riboflavin kinase/FAD synthetase, with protein MQLIRGFHNLANFHALQKGCVLTIGNFDGVHIGHQNILARLCDKSLELNLPSVVMLFEPQPREFFAKKSANLTASLAPARLMRLRDKLKYLEEAGIDFVLCVRFSDKFAQLSADAFISELLVKRLQVRYLSIGDDFRFGEKRVGNFEMLHNAGLKYRFAVEESHTHSFNRERISSSLIRQALQQDNLHLVEKLLGRPYSIAGRVAHGNKLGRTIGFPTANIMLNRLVIPLQGVFAVQIQTKTGKYNGIANVGNRPTINGSKALLEVHIFDFNRSIYGEAIEVFFMHKIRNEVKFPSFEALKAQIEKDRQQAVEFFKEFAK; from the coding sequence ATGCAATTAATTCGAGGCTTTCATAACTTGGCGAACTTTCACGCCCTACAAAAAGGCTGTGTGCTGACTATTGGGAACTTTGATGGCGTTCATATTGGGCACCAAAATATTTTGGCTCGTTTATGTGATAAATCATTGGAGCTAAATTTACCCTCAGTGGTTATGCTATTTGAGCCACAACCTCGTGAATTTTTTGCAAAAAAATCGGCAAATTTAACCGCTTCCTTAGCCCCAGCTCGGCTAATGCGGTTACGAGACAAATTGAAATATCTGGAAGAAGCCGGTATTGATTTTGTCCTCTGCGTACGTTTTAGTGATAAATTCGCCCAATTGTCTGCCGATGCGTTCATTAGCGAATTGCTGGTGAAACGCTTACAAGTGCGCTATCTCAGTATTGGCGATGATTTCCGTTTCGGTGAGAAACGTGTCGGCAATTTTGAAATGTTGCATAATGCAGGTCTAAAATACCGTTTTGCGGTAGAAGAAAGCCACACGCATAGTTTTAATCGCGAACGAATCAGCAGTTCTTTGATCCGCCAAGCTTTGCAGCAAGATAATCTTCACTTGGTAGAAAAATTATTAGGCAGACCTTATTCGATCGCAGGACGAGTGGCGCACGGTAATAAGCTCGGTCGAACCATTGGCTTCCCGACTGCAAATATTATGCTTAACCGCTTAGTAATACCGCTACAAGGCGTATTTGCCGTACAAATTCAAACCAAAACCGGTAAATATAACGGTATTGCCAATGTAGGGAATCGCCCAACCATTAACGGCAGTAAAGCATTATTAGAAGTACATATTTTTGATTTTAACCGTTCGATTTACGGTGAAGCGATAGAAGTGTTCTTTATGCACAAAATTCGTAACGAGGTGAAATTCCCAAGTTTTGAGGCACTTAAAGCACAAATTGAGAAAGACAGGCAACAAGCGGTCGAATTTTTTAAAGAATTTGCAAAATAG
- the ileS gene encoding isoleucine--tRNA ligase, protein MIDYKNTLNLPETGFPMRGDLAKREPDMLKNWYDKNLYQKVRESSKGKKSFILHDGPPYANGNIHIGHAVNKILKDIIMKSKTALGFDTPYVPGWDCHGLPIELKVEGLVGKPNEKISAAEFRQACRDYASEQVEGQKADFMRMGILGDWENPYLTMNFDTEAHIIRTLGKVIANGHLYKGSKPVHWCLDCGSSLAEAEVEYEDKVSPSIYVRFKAVDSAAVEAKFNAVGKGNGQISAIIWTTTPWTLPSNKAISINPEFDYQLVQFGDERVVLVKDLVESVQKAAGVETVEVLGEVKGDALELMQFQHPFYDYSVPLILGDHVTTDGGTGLVHTAPDHGQDDFVVSKKYNIEMAGLVANDGKFISTTLFFAGLGVFESNEKVLEKLKETGALLKLERIKHSYPHCWRHKTPIIFRATPQWFIGMETQGLRKQALGEIKSVRWIPSWGEARIDTMVANRPDWCISRQRTWGVPMTMFVHNETEELHPRTLEILESVAKRVEEKGIQAWWDLDPVEVLGEEDAKNYRKVPDTLDVWFDSGSTYASVVEAKPEFNGKSADMYLEGSDQHRGWFMSSLMLSTATNGKAPYKQVLTHGFVVDEKGRKMSKSIGNVIMPSEVWNKNGADILRLWVASTDYTGEIAVSHNILNSAGESYRRIRNTARFLLANLNGFDPKRDLVKPEEMIALDRWAVSCALEAQNDIKEAYDNYQFHAVVQRLMRFCSIEMGSFYLDIIKDRQYTTKADSLARRSCQTALWHIAEALVRWMAPILSFTADEIWGYLPQVEGRSEFVFTEEFYEGLFGLTEADKLDDTYWQQILKVRAESNRVLEQARKDKVIGSGLEAKVTLYANDEIRAMLEQLGNELRFVLITSQAIIKPLSEADVAEGEVAGLAVKVERAEGEKCPRCWHFATDIGTHAEHSSVCGRCVENVAGEGEKRSFA, encoded by the coding sequence ATGATTGATTACAAAAACACCTTAAATTTGCCTGAAACAGGCTTTCCTATGCGTGGGGATCTCGCTAAACGAGAACCCGATATGTTAAAAAATTGGTATGACAAAAACTTATACCAAAAAGTACGTGAAAGTTCGAAAGGGAAAAAATCTTTCATTCTGCACGACGGCCCTCCGTATGCAAACGGTAATATTCATATTGGTCACGCAGTTAATAAAATTTTAAAAGATATTATTATGAAATCGAAAACCGCTTTAGGTTTCGATACGCCTTACGTTCCGGGTTGGGACTGCCACGGCTTACCGATCGAATTAAAAGTAGAAGGCCTAGTCGGCAAACCTAACGAGAAAATTTCTGCTGCGGAATTCCGTCAAGCTTGTCGTGACTATGCTTCAGAGCAAGTCGAAGGACAAAAAGCTGACTTTATGCGTATGGGGATTTTAGGTGATTGGGAAAATCCGTACCTCACCATGAATTTCGATACGGAAGCGCACATTATCCGTACTTTAGGCAAAGTGATTGCTAACGGTCACTTATACAAAGGTTCTAAACCGGTTCACTGGTGCTTAGACTGTGGCTCATCATTAGCAGAAGCGGAAGTAGAATATGAAGACAAAGTGTCTCCGTCTATTTACGTTCGTTTTAAAGCGGTTGATAGCGCTGCAGTTGAAGCAAAATTTAATGCGGTAGGTAAAGGAAACGGTCAAATTTCTGCAATTATTTGGACTACAACACCTTGGACATTACCATCAAACAAAGCGATTTCAATCAATCCTGAATTCGACTATCAATTAGTTCAATTTGGTGATGAACGTGTTGTTTTAGTAAAAGATTTAGTTGAAAGCGTACAAAAAGCGGCAGGCGTAGAAACAGTTGAAGTATTAGGTGAAGTAAAAGGCGATGCATTAGAGTTAATGCAATTCCAACACCCGTTCTACGATTACAGCGTGCCATTAATCTTAGGTGATCACGTAACGACTGATGGCGGTACCGGTTTAGTACACACTGCGCCGGATCACGGTCAAGACGACTTTGTCGTATCGAAAAAATACAATATTGAAATGGCAGGCTTAGTGGCAAATGACGGTAAGTTTATCTCAACTACGCTATTCTTTGCCGGCTTAGGTGTGTTCGAATCAAACGAAAAAGTTTTAGAAAAATTAAAAGAAACCGGTGCGTTATTAAAATTAGAACGTATCAAACATAGCTATCCACACTGCTGGCGCCACAAAACGCCAATTATTTTCCGTGCGACTCCGCAATGGTTTATCGGTATGGAAACACAAGGCTTACGTAAACAAGCATTAGGTGAAATCAAATCAGTGCGTTGGATCCCAAGTTGGGGTGAAGCGCGTATTGATACCATGGTAGCAAACCGCCCTGATTGGTGTATCTCTCGTCAACGTACGTGGGGTGTGCCAATGACGATGTTTGTTCACAATGAAACCGAAGAACTACATCCTCGTACACTTGAAATCTTAGAAAGCGTAGCTAAACGTGTAGAAGAAAAAGGTATCCAAGCGTGGTGGGATCTTGATCCTGTAGAAGTACTAGGTGAAGAAGATGCGAAAAACTACCGTAAAGTACCGGATACTTTAGACGTATGGTTCGATTCAGGATCAACCTACGCTTCTGTTGTAGAAGCTAAACCTGAATTTAATGGTAAATCAGCGGATATGTATCTTGAAGGCTCAGACCAACACCGTGGTTGGTTTATGTCATCGCTAATGTTATCGACTGCAACCAACGGTAAAGCACCATACAAACAAGTGTTAACTCACGGTTTCGTAGTAGATGAAAAAGGTCGCAAAATGTCGAAGTCAATCGGCAATGTGATTATGCCTTCAGAAGTGTGGAATAAAAACGGTGCAGACATTTTACGTTTATGGGTTGCATCGACCGACTATACCGGTGAAATTGCTGTTTCACACAATATTTTAAATAGTGCCGGTGAATCTTATCGCCGTATCCGTAACACTGCACGTTTCTTATTAGCAAACCTAAACGGTTTTGATCCAAAACGTGACTTAGTCAAACCGGAAGAAATGATCGCACTTGACCGTTGGGCGGTAAGCTGTGCTTTAGAAGCGCAAAACGATATTAAAGAAGCGTACGATAACTACCAATTCCATGCGGTGGTACAACGTTTAATGCGTTTCTGCTCTATCGAAATGGGTTCATTCTATTTAGATATTATTAAAGACCGTCAATACACAACGAAAGCAGACAGCCTTGCTCGCCGTAGCTGCCAAACAGCGTTATGGCATATTGCAGAAGCGTTAGTTCGTTGGATGGCACCAATTCTATCATTCACAGCTGATGAAATTTGGGGTTATTTACCACAAGTGGAAGGTCGTTCGGAGTTTGTATTTACCGAAGAATTCTATGAAGGCTTATTCGGTTTAACCGAAGCGGATAAATTAGATGATACTTACTGGCAACAAATCTTAAAAGTACGTGCTGAATCAAACCGTGTGTTAGAACAAGCACGTAAAGATAAAGTTATCGGTTCAGGTTTAGAAGCAAAAGTAACGCTTTATGCAAATGATGAAATCCGTGCAATGCTAGAGCAACTTGGTAATGAGCTTCGTTTTGTACTGATTACTTCACAAGCAATTATTAAACCGTTAAGTGAAGCGGATGTGGCTGAAGGTGAAGTAGCTGGTTTAGCGGTGAAAGTGGAACGTGCCGAAGGTGAAAAATGCCCACGTTGCTGGCACTTCGCAACTGACATCGGTACTCATGCGGAACATAGCTCAGTATGTGGACGTTGCGTAGAAAACGTGGCAGGTGAAGGTGAAAAACGTTCATTTGCTTAA
- the pssA gene encoding CDP-diacylglycerol--serine O-phosphatidyltransferase, with translation MLILNKSNHAKKQLEALRFIPQTADKVEFLAGSREFKARILQLIKTAKKRIYLTALYFEQDEAGQEILEALYQAKSANPSLEIKILVDWHRAQRGRIGEETTSSNADWYAKTKQQYHLPTEQEIQFWGVPVNRKELFGVLHLKGFIFDDTLLYSGASINNVYLQQFERYRYDRYHVIENKALTDAMIDFTNLHILQHDAVNRLDNPSRPKTHEIRPLIKAFRKYLSSQSYTFNGQPQSAQLSLSPLVGLGRKNALNKTIEALFYQVEDKLTICTPYFNFPLSLYKRLNWLLDHGKKAEIIVGDKTANDFYTPPEEKFTMASALPYLYEKNLRSFAKRFDRYIQNGQLTVRLWKHGDNSYHLKGVWIDNRYILLTGNNLNPRAWALDAENAVLIHDPNSELSVKSEAELTQIRTHTTVLKHYSDLEQINDYPEAVRKLLKRFGRVKLDKVVKMLL, from the coding sequence ATGCTCATTCTCAATAAATCCAATCACGCAAAAAAACAGCTGGAAGCATTGCGTTTTATTCCGCAAACAGCGGATAAAGTAGAATTTCTAGCAGGTAGCCGTGAGTTCAAAGCTCGCATTTTACAGCTCATTAAAACTGCAAAAAAACGTATTTATTTAACCGCTTTATATTTTGAACAAGATGAAGCGGGACAAGAAATTTTAGAAGCACTCTATCAAGCAAAATCAGCAAATCCAAGCTTAGAAATTAAAATCTTGGTAGATTGGCATCGTGCACAACGAGGCCGTATAGGTGAAGAAACGACAAGTTCAAATGCAGATTGGTATGCGAAAACCAAGCAACAATATCATTTACCTACTGAGCAGGAAATTCAATTTTGGGGCGTACCAGTTAACCGCAAAGAGTTATTTGGTGTATTACATTTAAAAGGTTTTATCTTTGATGATACGTTACTCTATAGCGGTGCGAGTATTAACAATGTCTATTTGCAACAATTTGAGCGTTATCGTTACGATCGTTACCATGTGATTGAAAACAAAGCATTAACTGATGCTATGATTGATTTTACCAATTTGCATATTTTGCAACATGATGCGGTTAATCGTTTAGATAATCCGAGTCGTCCGAAAACGCACGAAATTCGACCGCTTATCAAAGCATTTCGTAAGTATTTATCATCACAAAGTTATACTTTTAATGGACAACCGCAAAGTGCTCAGCTTAGCTTATCGCCGTTAGTTGGATTAGGGCGTAAAAATGCCTTAAATAAAACGATTGAGGCCTTGTTTTATCAAGTGGAAGATAAACTGACAATATGTACACCGTATTTTAATTTCCCACTTTCACTCTATAAACGTTTAAATTGGCTACTAGATCACGGTAAAAAAGCGGAAATTATTGTCGGAGACAAAACTGCTAACGATTTCTATACGCCACCGGAAGAAAAATTTACGATGGCATCGGCATTGCCGTATCTGTATGAGAAAAATTTACGCTCTTTTGCTAAACGTTTTGATCGTTATATCCAAAACGGACAATTAACAGTTCGCCTATGGAAACACGGTGATAATAGTTACCATCTGAAAGGGGTATGGATTGATAATCGCTATATTCTATTAACCGGTAATAATCTAAATCCTAGAGCGTGGGCTTTAGATGCTGAAAATGCAGTATTAATCCATGATCCGAACTCAGAATTAAGTGTAAAATCGGAAGCCGAATTAACACAAATTCGTACTCATACGACTGTTTTAAAACACTATAGTGACTTAGAGCAAATTAACGATTATCCAGAAGCAGTACGAAAACTGTTAAAACGTTTTGGTCGAGTGAAACTAGATAAAGTCGTCAAAATGTTGTTATAA
- the rlmB gene encoding 23S rRNA (guanosine(2251)-2'-O)-methyltransferase RlmB yields the protein MSEQIYGIHAVKAFLDNAPERLIEVLVLKGREDKRLSPLLNELQRLGISIQQVNRQTLDNKAQGEVHQGIIAKVVPQKELNEHDLDVILSQKQNPFLLILDGVTDPHNLGACLRTADAAGVDAVIVPKDKSAQLTSTARKVACGAAETVPLIRVTNLARTMRELQEQHNIWIVGTAGEATSGIYQAKLTGAIALVMGAEGDGMRRLTREHCDQLISIPMAGSVSSLNVSVATGVCLFEIVRQKLAAQ from the coding sequence ATGAGCGAACAAATTTATGGTATTCACGCCGTAAAAGCTTTCTTAGATAACGCACCGGAACGCTTAATTGAGGTCTTAGTGCTAAAAGGGCGTGAAGATAAACGTCTAAGCCCATTATTGAATGAGTTACAACGCTTAGGCATTTCCATTCAGCAAGTAAATCGTCAAACATTGGATAACAAAGCGCAAGGCGAAGTTCACCAAGGTATTATCGCGAAAGTCGTGCCGCAAAAAGAACTAAACGAGCACGATCTTGATGTAATCTTGAGCCAAAAGCAAAATCCGTTTTTATTAATTTTAGACGGTGTGACAGATCCACATAACCTTGGTGCTTGTTTACGTACCGCTGATGCGGCAGGCGTGGATGCGGTGATCGTACCAAAAGATAAATCAGCACAGCTCACCTCAACCGCTCGTAAAGTGGCTTGCGGTGCAGCTGAAACCGTGCCGTTAATTCGTGTTACCAACCTTGCTCGCACAATGCGAGAGCTACAAGAACAACATAACATCTGGATTGTCGGCACAGCCGGAGAAGCCACTTCAGGTATTTACCAAGCGAAATTAACCGGTGCTATCGCCTTAGTGATGGGAGCGGAAGGTGACGGTATGCGTCGTTTAACCCGTGAGCATTGTGACCAGTTAATTAGTATCCCAATGGCGGGTTCGGTTTCTTCACTGAATGTTTCGGTGGCAACCGGCGTTTGTTTATTTGAAATCGTACGCCAAAAACTGGCAGCCCAATAA
- a CDS encoding HI_0552 family protein, with protein sequence MLNAKSCELFEIPFFQFAQMKKYCPEDIPLIKANYKAEWQKWKALHLEVARQLGMPFAEPHIEKWCNGWQVRAHFFAYYKYEFNRNSAAILSVILNRRRLQVCLDWHCYRADRSQISLAQYNQWLEKLERSQYQDFEVWHGAESEYADFKTLKETDSLSFENDEDFWCIGRNIEKADLDQIDVAEFIYQTIRQLLPLYEACHQ encoded by the coding sequence ATGCTGAATGCCAAAAGTTGTGAATTATTTGAAATTCCGTTTTTTCAATTTGCTCAAATGAAAAAATATTGTCCGGAAGATATTCCGCTCATTAAAGCGAATTACAAAGCTGAATGGCAAAAATGGAAAGCGTTGCATTTAGAAGTGGCACGTCAGCTCGGTATGCCGTTTGCCGAACCGCATATTGAAAAATGGTGTAACGGTTGGCAGGTACGAGCGCATTTTTTTGCCTATTACAAATATGAATTTAACCGAAATTCAGCCGCAATTTTATCGGTGATTTTAAATCGCCGACGTTTACAGGTTTGTTTGGATTGGCATTGTTACCGAGCGGATCGTTCACAGATTTCATTAGCACAATATAATCAATGGTTGGAAAAATTAGAGCGTTCTCAATACCAAGATTTTGAAGTGTGGCACGGTGCGGAAAGCGAGTATGCCGATTTTAAAACTCTTAAAGAAACAGATTCGTTATCGTTTGAAAATGATGAAGATTTTTGGTGTATAGGGCGTAATATTGAAAAAGCCGATTTGGATCAGATTGATGTAGCGGAATTTATTTACCAAACCATTCGCCAATTACTACCGCTATATGAAGCGTGTCATCAGTAG
- the cgtA gene encoding Obg family GTPase CgtA, protein MKFIDEALIRVEAGDGGNGCVSFRREKYIPKGGPDGGDGGDGGDVYLIADENLNTLIDYRFEKRYAAGRGENGRSAGCTGHRGNDITLRVPVGTRAIDNDTQEVIGDLTKHGMKMLVAKGGYHGLGNTRFKSSVNRAPRQKTNGTPGEKRDLLLELMLLADVGMLGLPNAGKSTFIRAVSAAKPKVADYPFTTLVPSLGVARVGADRSFVVADIPGLIEGAADGAGLGIRFLKHLERCRVLIHLVDIMPIDESDPAQNISVIESELYQYSEKLSEKPTWLVFNKIDTIGEEEAQARAQEIAEQIGWEGDYYLISAATGQNVQNLTRDIMDFIEANPREVVEENKEADEVKFKWDDYHQEAMQNPIEEDWDDFDDDWSEEDEEGVEFVYTRS, encoded by the coding sequence ATGAAATTTATTGATGAAGCCCTGATTCGTGTCGAAGCAGGCGATGGTGGTAACGGTTGTGTAAGTTTCCGCCGTGAAAAATATATCCCGAAAGGTGGGCCGGACGGCGGTGATGGCGGTGACGGCGGTGATGTTTATTTAATCGCTGACGAAAACCTAAATACGCTTATCGACTACCGTTTTGAAAAACGTTACGCTGCAGGTCGTGGTGAAAACGGTCGTAGTGCTGGCTGTACCGGACACCGTGGTAACGACATTACGTTACGTGTGCCGGTTGGTACGCGAGCAATCGACAATGACACTCAAGAAGTGATTGGTGACTTAACTAAACACGGTATGAAAATGTTGGTGGCAAAAGGCGGTTATCACGGCTTAGGTAATACCCGTTTTAAATCGTCGGTAAACCGTGCGCCTCGCCAAAAAACTAACGGTACACCGGGCGAAAAACGTGATTTATTACTTGAGTTAATGCTACTTGCCGATGTCGGTATGTTAGGTTTACCGAATGCCGGTAAATCAACCTTTATTCGTGCCGTGTCAGCGGCAAAACCGAAAGTAGCGGATTATCCGTTTACTACGCTTGTGCCAAGTTTAGGCGTGGCACGTGTCGGTGCGGATCGCAGCTTTGTGGTGGCGGATATCCCGGGCTTAATTGAAGGTGCGGCGGATGGTGCCGGTTTAGGTATTCGTTTCTTAAAACACCTTGAGCGTTGTCGCGTACTAATTCACTTAGTCGATATTATGCCGATTGACGAAAGCGATCCGGCACAAAATATTTCGGTGATTGAAAGCGAGCTTTACCAATATAGCGAAAAATTATCGGAAAAACCGACTTGGTTAGTATTCAATAAGATTGATACGATTGGCGAAGAAGAAGCGCAAGCTCGTGCGCAAGAAATCGCTGAACAAATCGGTTGGGAAGGTGATTATTACCTAATTTCTGCTGCAACCGGTCAAAACGTGCAAAATCTTACCCGCGACATTATGGACTTTATCGAAGCGAACCCTCGTGAAGTAGTGGAAGAAAATAAAGAAGCGGATGAAGTGAAATTCAAATGGGATGATTATCATCAAGAAGCAATGCAAAACCCTATCGAAGAAGATTGGGATGACTTTGATGATGATTGGTCGGAAGAAGATGAAGAAGGTGTGGAATTTGTTTACACCCGTAGCTAA